One segment of Pseudanabaena sp. PCC 6802 DNA contains the following:
- a CDS encoding sensor histidine kinase, which produces MDVPEQNQESKQATDEQKYLDKVRLALEPEKELSQIENRFFSMASHVFRTPLSTILAAAQVLESNDREWDDITKRSRNLHRIQSAAKHMVQLLDDILTINRAETGSLEFTPQQIDLESFCHHLMEEMRASASDRAIVLDCHTEIASVCLDKELLRSIMSNLISNAIKYSHRGSTIHIRLNLRANNLYLEIKDNGIGIPPEDLERLYQPFHRGKNVGKIPGAGLGLLVVKKCVDLHGGNINITSKGGEGTSCYVTLPLSP; this is translated from the coding sequence GTGGATGTCCCAGAGCAAAATCAGGAATCAAAGCAAGCCACAGATGAGCAGAAGTATCTGGATAAGGTGCGGTTAGCTTTAGAACCTGAAAAGGAACTGAGTCAAATCGAAAACCGTTTTTTCTCAATGGCATCTCATGTATTTCGTACTCCCCTCAGCACCATTCTAGCTGCCGCACAAGTTTTAGAGAGTAACGATCGAGAGTGGGATGACATCACCAAGCGATCGCGCAACCTGCATCGCATTCAAAGCGCTGCCAAGCACATGGTTCAACTCCTCGATGATATCTTAACAATCAACCGGGCTGAAACTGGCAGTTTGGAATTTACACCCCAACAAATCGATTTGGAATCTTTTTGCCATCATTTGATGGAAGAGATGCGAGCAAGTGCTAGCGATCGCGCGATCGTCCTCGACTGTCACACCGAAATAGCATCTGTTTGCTTAGATAAAGAATTGTTGCGTTCAATTATGTCTAATTTAATTTCCAATGCAATTAAATACTCGCATCGAGGAAGCACGATCCATATTCGCCTGAACTTGAGAGCAAACAATCTATACCTGGAAATTAAGGATAATGGAATCGGTATTCCACCTGAAGATCTCGAGCGATTATATCAGCCATTCCATCGCGGTAAGAACGTTGGTAAAATCCCTGGTGCAGGTCTAGGACTGCTCGTAGTTAAAAAATGCGTAGACTTGCATGGAGGTAACATTAATATTACTAGTAAGGGTGGCGAGGGTACGAGCTGTTATGTGACATTGCCTTTATCGCCATAG